A window of the Thalassospira indica genome harbors these coding sequences:
- a CDS encoding LysR family transcriptional regulator codes for MPVISQPTLNDMRFFIAVADHRSFRKAADALGVAPSTLSHALRNMESNLDIRLLHRTTRSVSLTEAGEQLLDRLRPALLTLEEAMGTVESFRTGGTSGTVRINTSDGAARLLTGHVVPEMRKRYPDVAIDLVTEGRLVDIVAGGFDAGARLGEAVPLDMVAVRFGPPFRFVAVASPDYFKTRPRPIVPDDLHSHDCIRHRFPSGKIYHWDFEKQGQEISIDVSGPLTLDRHDLMVDVARQGLGIAYVSEIYAARAIANGDLVTVLDDWLPEIPGLFLYYPDHRRVPPPLRAFIDVMKSLDPALRTGYLERDI; via the coding sequence ATGCCAGTAATCAGCCAGCCGACCTTAAACGACATGCGGTTTTTCATCGCCGTTGCCGACCATCGCAGTTTCCGGAAGGCCGCCGATGCGCTGGGCGTTGCGCCCTCCACGCTCAGCCACGCACTGCGCAACATGGAAAGCAACCTTGATATCCGTCTGCTTCACCGCACCACGCGCAGTGTGTCCCTGACCGAGGCGGGCGAACAGCTTTTGGACCGGTTGCGCCCGGCACTACTCACCCTTGAAGAAGCCATGGGCACGGTCGAAAGCTTTCGCACCGGCGGGACGTCTGGCACGGTGCGCATCAACACATCCGATGGGGCCGCGCGCCTTTTGACCGGTCATGTTGTGCCGGAAATGCGCAAACGATATCCGGATGTGGCGATTGATCTGGTGACCGAGGGACGGCTTGTCGATATCGTCGCAGGTGGTTTTGATGCCGGGGCACGGCTGGGCGAAGCCGTGCCACTTGATATGGTGGCGGTGCGCTTTGGCCCGCCATTTCGCTTTGTCGCGGTTGCGTCACCGGATTATTTCAAAACCCGCCCCCGCCCCATCGTGCCCGATGATTTGCACAGCCATGATTGCATCCGCCATCGCTTTCCCAGCGGCAAGATCTATCACTGGGATTTTGAAAAGCAGGGACAGGAAATCTCGATTGATGTGTCCGGCCCGCTGACGCTCGATCGTCATGATCTGATGGTCGATGTCGCCCGACAGGGGCTTGGCATTGCCTACGTTTCAGAGATTTATGCCGCGCGTGCCATCGCCAATGGTGATCTTGTCACTGTGCTCGATGACTGGTTACCCGAAATTCCGGGGCTTTTCCTGTATTACCCGGATCACCGGCGGGTTCCCCCACCCTTACGCGCCTTTATCGATGTGATGAAATCGCTCGACCCTGCGTTGCGAACCGGATATCTGGAAAGGGATATCTGA
- a CDS encoding DMT family transporter produces MTSSNTSRQNNLAGIMTMCGGVAALCINDALAKSLMDHYSPIQIIFLRNIIALPFAFLVALKMGGSRSLRSSRVHVHFMRGVVWIAATVMFFTSIHHLGLAEATALAFVAPLFITALSAIFIARVGWRRWLAVSVGFVGVLVIVRPGAATFELISLLPVATAFTYALLMLSARFVDARESMWTLLLYLSLTSAILTSIPVMFVWSPVRAEDIWLFLAIAFFGTSGITMITQAFRFAEAPTVAPFDYTALIWATALGWLFWGETPDMLTFVGAAIITASGLFVIFRESKVAAES; encoded by the coding sequence ATGACGTCCAGCAACACTTCACGCCAGAACAACCTTGCCGGCATCATGACGATGTGTGGCGGGGTGGCAGCGCTGTGTATCAATGATGCGCTGGCCAAAAGCCTGATGGATCATTATTCCCCGATCCAGATCATCTTCCTGCGCAACATCATCGCCCTGCCCTTTGCCTTTTTGGTGGCGCTCAAAATGGGCGGTTCTCGCAGTTTGCGGTCAAGCCGGGTTCACGTGCATTTCATGCGTGGTGTCGTCTGGATTGCCGCCACCGTGATGTTCTTTACCAGCATCCATCACCTTGGTCTGGCCGAGGCCACTGCACTCGCCTTTGTCGCCCCCCTGTTTATTACCGCCCTGTCGGCCATTTTCATTGCCCGCGTCGGGTGGCGGCGCTGGCTTGCGGTCAGTGTTGGTTTTGTTGGGGTATTGGTGATTGTCCGGCCGGGTGCGGCAACGTTTGAGCTAATTTCGCTTCTGCCCGTGGCAACCGCGTTCACCTATGCGCTTCTGATGCTAAGTGCGCGCTTTGTTGACGCGCGTGAAAGCATGTGGACGTTGTTGCTTTATCTCAGCCTGACCAGCGCGATCCTGACGAGCATTCCGGTGATGTTTGTCTGGAGCCCGGTACGCGCGGAAGACATCTGGCTGTTTCTGGCAATTGCGTTTTTCGGCACCTCGGGCATCACCATGATCACCCAGGCCTTCCGCTTCGCCGAGGCCCCGACTGTCGCGCCCTTTGACTACACAGCCCTCATCTGGGCCACAGCGCTGGGTTGGCTGTTCTGGGGTGAAACGCCCGATATGCTGACCTTTGTCGGCGCAGCCATCATTACCGCCAGCGGCCTGTTCGTCATCTTCCGTGAAAGCAAGGTGGCGGCAGAAAGCTAA
- a CDS encoding pyridoxamine 5'-phosphate oxidase family protein, translating to MRPMLTDDIRDYANRSVLCWLATSSEAGPSVSPKEIFACFGDDRIIIANIASPQSVQNIARDPRVCVSFVDVFSQRGWQLYGDATLLRRGNDGFEDRQAILQEMAGEAFRVATLFDVTVTKAQEILAPSYRFKKDVNEADMRESAMRTYGVKPHAIF from the coding sequence ATGCGCCCCATGCTGACCGATGACATCCGCGACTATGCCAATCGTTCGGTATTGTGCTGGCTGGCAACAAGTTCTGAGGCCGGGCCGTCGGTCAGTCCCAAGGAAATCTTTGCCTGCTTTGGGGATGATCGGATCATCATCGCCAATATTGCTTCCCCGCAATCGGTGCAGAATATCGCGCGTGATCCGCGTGTGTGCGTGAGTTTCGTCGATGTGTTTTCACAGCGCGGCTGGCAGCTTTATGGCGACGCGACCTTGCTGCGACGCGGGAATGACGGGTTTGAAGATCGCCAAGCGATCCTGCAGGAGATGGCAGGCGAGGCGTTTCGGGTGGCGACCCTGTTTGATGTCACGGTTACCAAGGCGCAAGAAATCCTGGCGCCCAGCTATCGGTTCAAGAAGGACGTGAATGAGGCCGACATGCGCGAAAGTGCGATGCGGACCTATGGCGTCAAACCGCACGCTATCTTTTAA
- a CDS encoding TIGR01459 family HAD-type hydrolase, with the protein MQTASYEMINGLSEVIGKYDAVILDLWGVVHDGVTPYPSSIAAMTALKEAGIPVALLSNAPRRSSVVIKRMEDMGISRDLYGPAVASGEVAYAQLVARSDPWYAKLGRKVLMVGPVRDMSMFEQQDVEIVTEVDDADWVLITGPNEDHDPVSKYEDLLHALKARDLPVLCPNPDREVIRGGNRIICAGAIAGRYEELDGNVRWEGKPLASAYDFCLQAFDKGPDAKLLVVGDSISTDIAGSNNAGLDVALVTGGIHAEELGAPRGTLPEREKLDALLAATGRHITYAMGDFCW; encoded by the coding sequence ATGCAAACCGCCTCCTATGAAATGATCAATGGCCTGTCCGAGGTGATTGGCAAATATGATGCCGTGATCCTTGATCTGTGGGGCGTGGTGCATGACGGGGTGACACCCTATCCAAGCTCGATCGCCGCGATGACAGCGCTCAAGGAAGCCGGCATTCCGGTGGCGCTTCTGTCCAACGCACCGCGTCGGTCCTCGGTCGTGATCAAGCGCATGGAAGATATGGGCATCTCGCGTGATCTGTATGGTCCCGCAGTCGCATCGGGCGAGGTCGCCTATGCCCAGCTGGTCGCGCGCTCTGATCCCTGGTACGCCAAGCTAGGTCGCAAGGTCCTGATGGTGGGGCCGGTGCGCGACATGTCGATGTTTGAACAGCAGGATGTCGAGATCGTCACCGAGGTCGACGATGCTGACTGGGTTCTGATCACGGGTCCCAACGAGGACCATGACCCGGTGTCGAAATACGAAGACTTGCTCCATGCGCTTAAGGCCCGCGACCTGCCGGTGCTGTGCCCGAACCCCGACCGCGAAGTGATCCGTGGCGGCAACCGCATCATCTGTGCCGGGGCGATTGCCGGGCGTTATGAGGAACTCGACGGCAATGTCCGCTGGGAAGGCAAGCCACTGGCAAGCGCCTATGACTTCTGCCTGCAGGCGTTCGACAAGGGCCCGGATGCCAAATTGCTGGTGGTGGGCGACAGCATCTCGACCGACATCGCCGGATCGAACAATGCAGGTCTGGATGTCGCGCTTGTGACTGGCGGCATCCACGCCGAGGAACTGGGGGCCCCACGTGGTACTTTGCCGGAACGCGAAAAGCTTGATGCGCTTCTGGCGGCAACGGGCCGACACATCACCTATGCGATGGGGGATTTCTGCTGGTGA
- a CDS encoding quinone-dependent dihydroorotate dehydrogenase — translation MGWYKSLVLPIVRWIDAETAHGLAIWALKNNLVPRADDATDATPMLETEVFGRKFANPVGLAAGFDKNGEVPNQMLSHGFGFVEIGSVTPLPQPGNPKPRLFRLYSDRAVINRMGFNNDGAELVAARLRKRARRGVLGANLGKNKYSEDAADDYAKGVEALGPYADYLVVNVSSPNTPGLRALQGRAPLEKLLKAVIKARNSFAKGVPVLLKVAPDLTEEDKSDIAAVVTKVKLDGMIVSNTTIDRPVGLNSYDQDEKGGLSGPPLMAPSTKVLADFYRLTEGKVPLIGVGGIASGKDAYEKILNGASLVQLYSSLVYHGVELVADIKEDLSRRLRKDGFANVADAVGAAFPEISGKNIPVDEARAAREAEAAKKN, via the coding sequence GTGGGGTGGTATAAGTCACTGGTTTTGCCGATTGTCCGCTGGATTGATGCCGAGACCGCCCATGGTCTTGCGATCTGGGCACTGAAAAACAATCTGGTGCCGCGCGCCGATGATGCGACCGACGCGACCCCGATGCTGGAAACCGAAGTGTTCGGGCGCAAATTTGCCAACCCGGTCGGGCTTGCCGCCGGTTTCGATAAAAACGGCGAAGTCCCCAACCAGATGCTGTCACATGGCTTTGGTTTTGTTGAAATCGGCTCTGTCACGCCTTTGCCGCAACCGGGCAATCCGAAACCGCGTCTTTTCCGGCTTTATTCCGACCGGGCGGTGATCAACCGTATGGGGTTCAATAACGACGGGGCCGAATTGGTGGCCGCACGCCTGCGCAAACGTGCGCGGCGTGGCGTTTTGGGGGCCAACCTTGGCAAGAACAAATATTCCGAAGACGCGGCCGATGATTACGCCAAGGGGGTCGAAGCACTTGGTCCCTATGCCGATTATCTGGTGGTCAATGTTTCCTCGCCCAATACACCGGGTCTGCGCGCGCTTCAGGGGCGTGCCCCGCTTGAAAAGCTGCTTAAGGCCGTGATCAAGGCGCGCAATAGCTTTGCCAAGGGTGTGCCGGTCTTGCTCAAGGTCGCACCGGACCTGACCGAAGAAGACAAATCCGACATTGCCGCCGTGGTGACCAAGGTCAAGCTGGATGGCATGATCGTTTCAAACACCACGATTGATCGGCCTGTCGGGCTTAATTCCTATGATCAGGATGAAAAAGGCGGCCTGTCCGGCCCGCCTTTGATGGCACCTTCGACCAAGGTTCTGGCGGACTTCTATCGCCTGACCGAGGGCAAGGTACCGCTGATCGGAGTTGGCGGCATTGCATCGGGCAAGGATGCCTATGAAAAGATCCTGAACGGCGCTTCGCTGGTGCAGCTTTATTCGTCGCTGGTCTATCACGGGGTTGAGCTCGTCGCAGACATCAAGGAAGACCTGTCGCGGCGTCTGCGCAAGGATGGCTTTGCCAATGTCGCGGATGCGGTCGGGGCGGCCTTCCCGGAAATTTCGGGCAAGAACATCCCGGTCGATGAAGCCCGTGCTGCGCGTGAGGCCGAGGCCGCCAAGAAAAATTGA